The Eptesicus fuscus isolate TK198812 chromosome 20, DD_ASM_mEF_20220401, whole genome shotgun sequence genome contains the following window.
CCCTTGTTTTAGGAATCTGAGAGCAAGGCACAGACGCCGTGTCTGAGAACTTCACCCCTGGGTGCCCTTctcagagggagtggggagatCTGATGGGTTTTCTAGTCAAGGCTGGCTCCTCCCCCTCAGGGATAGACTCAGCCTGTTCGTTTACCATTTGGGTGTGGGTCCCGGCCTGGGCATGAAGGGAAagggcaggaagaggagggggctGGTTCTGACCCAAACCCCTAAGAGAGGCTCTCTCTGCCTTCAGACGGGACCCATTCCTTCCAGCCCAGGCTGCAGCGAGGAACCATCATTGGAGCCAGCAGGAGGATGTAGGTGTGCCCAATGGGCCACACCCTCGAACCTTTAGCCCATACttatatttgtaaaatgattAGCCCAGTTACTAATGTGTTAGCCCCGCCCAGCCTAGTGCTAACTCTTGTCCTGTGGGAGCGGATGGGTAGAGGGGATTCCGGGGACTGGACAGCTCGTCCAGGGCACAGGATCGCAGGTTCCTTCTGCTCCAGGACTCAGGGCAGGCTTTGCCTTCCTCCTTGCCCATTCCTCCTCCGGCACcccattttcttgtcttttttcttaaaaaaatattttttttattgatttcagagaggaagggcgagcgagagagagagaaacattaatgatgagagagaatctttgattggctgcctcctgcatgcctctcactggggggtcaagcccccaacccaggcatgtgccctgcctgggaatcgaacccgcgatcTCCCGGTTATTCGGTCGACGCtcaaatcactgagccacgctggcggggCTGCCACCCCCTTCTCCACTGGGAGAATCCCAGGGCAGGATCCTGGGGGACAGGAAGTGAGAACCAGCTTCTAGGCAAGTGGTctgaggcctggagagcattCAGGGCCGGCCTGGGATAGGACCAGCTTTTCCCAGCGTCCTGCTTTCTGGTTtcctctgggggtgaggggggctggtctgtgtctctctgtcccacttcctcccccacacccaggccagcccagcaCTCCCGGAACGCTCAAACCATGGGCCTGAGCGCCCTCCCGGCTCGCGGTCCTCCCCACAGGTTTCCTCTCTGGCAAGCTCGCACACCCAGGGCTCTGCCAGGTGGGGTGTGGGCAGCGAGCCCCTGAGAGCGCAGGGAGAAAACCTGGAACTCCCGGCTCTTGCTCGTTCTCATCTCATACCTTTTATTAgtcatattttgtgtgtgtacgTGTTATATTCTACTTTCCGTGTTTGTAAAATGAGACTTGTTATTTAGTTTATAACACAGACGTCATTTGGGAGGCTTGTGCTGAAACCTTTTACATGTTGCAGCCCAAGCATTTGGGCAAGCGGGGTCGGCAGACTTTTCCccttaaagggccagagagttAAGGcgttaggctttgtgggccatttGCTTCTACCGCAGCTCCTCCGCTCTGCAGCGATAGCGCGAAAGCCGCCGCCGCCAACAGGGAAACGAATGGGTGAggctgtttcaataaaactttatttctggacccgggtgagcccaagtggccctgggtctgggagaggccaagcgtccctgggtccgggtgcgaccatgtgtccctggagccggatgaggcctcgtgcacctaggcccgggtgagcccaagtggccctgggtctgggagaggccaagcgtccctgggtccgggtgtgaccatgtgtccctggatccgggtgaggcctcgtgcacctaggcccgggtgagcccaagtggccctgggtctgggagaggccaagcatccctgggtccgggtgagaccatgtgtccctggatccgggtgaggccgcgtgcacctaggcccgggtgagcccaagtggccctgggtctgggagaggccaagcgtccctgggtccgggtgcgaccatgtgtccctggatccggatgaggcctcgtacacctaggcccgggtgagcccaagtggccctgggtctgggagaggccaagcgtccctcggtccaggtgagaccatgtgtccctggatccgggtgaggcctcgttcacctaggcccgggtgagcccaagtggccctgggtctgggagaggccaagcatccctgggtccgggtgagaccatgtgtccctggatccgggtgaggccgcgtgcacctaggcccgggtgagcccaagtggccctgggtctgggagaggccaagcgtccctgggtccgggtgcgaccatgtgtccctggatccggatgaggcctcgtgcacctaggcccgggtgagcccaggtggccctgggtctggaagaggccaagcgtccctgggtccgggtgagaccatgtgtccctggatccgggtgaggcctcgtgcacctaggcccgggtgagcccaagtggccctgggtctgggagaggccaagcgtccctgggtccgggtgagaccatgtgtcccaggatccgggtgaggcctcgtgcacctaggcccgggtgagcccaagtggccctgggtctgggagaggccaagcgtccctcggtccgggtgagaccatgtgtccctggatccgggtgaggcctcgtgcacctaggcccgggtgagccaaagtggccctgggtctaggagaggccaagcatccctgggtccgggtgagaccatgtgtccctggatccgggtgaggccgcgagcacctaggcccgggtgagcccaagtggccctgggtctgggagaggccaagcgtccctgggtccgggtgagaccatgtgtcccaggatccgggtgaggcctcgtgcacctaggcccgggtgagcccaagtggccctgggtctgggagaggccaagcgtccctgggtccgggtgcgaccatgtgtccctggatccggatgaggcctcgtgcacctaggcccgggtgaggccacgtgcccctgggtctgggagaggccaagcgtccctgggtacggttgaagccagatcctgggtccgggtgaggctgtgcgcccctggatccatccgggtgaggctgggtcccaggcccgggtgagaccacgcgccccttgggtaggggtgaggccacgtgccccttagtctgggtgacgccgtgcccctgggttcggccgagaccaaaccagagggagtcggacctccattaccaccatttgtccaccatccagagctgaggggtcagtgctgacatgtacacataaggaactactggacattgaaattgggtctcaaaagaactgttggtccagggggaagctcgctacagattgattcatttgcctgtcagcataactattattgctcgtctcacattcagttcttattagtatatatctagtgacatatgatctcgctcatctaggggaaatgatgaacaacatagactgaggaacaagaacagaaccagaagcaaggaggcatcgatcggactatcgggcctcagagggaggataggggagggtagggggagggtgggggggtgggggagagttcaaccaaaggacctgtatgcatgcatataagcctatcgaacggttaagttcaacaggggattggggcatgcgtggggagaggggtgggatgggaatggggggatgaggacaaatatgtgacaccttaatcaataaagaaattaaaaaaaaaaaaaacaaacaaaaataaaactttatttctggGCACTGAGACTTGCATGTCATAGGAAGTTCATGTGTCACAACGTATTATCCCTCTTggaccctccccatcccccagcgttaaaaaaaaatgaagtaaatgattCTTCGCTCACGGGCCCTGAGCAGACAGGCTGCGGCCCCTGTACTAACCAGTTTGCCGACTTAAGCCTGCTTCAGgctcacctggggagcttttaaaaatgcatcgtccagccccagccggtttggctcagtgcatagagcatcggcctgtggactgaagggtcctgggttcgattccggtcaagggcatatgctcgcGTGGCGGGCTCgttcccccagtagggggcgtgcaggaggcagccgatcaatgatcccctcatcattgatgtttctgtctccctctccctttcccttcctctctgaaataaaaatagttggtttttttgtgtgttttttttaaagacataaccCAGaaccccggccctgactttgTAGATTCTGTGGGAGGCCCTGGAGGCTGCGTTCTGACAAGCGGCAcagctgggctgggagcagctcatCGGAAGCGCCGACTTTGAGAACGCAGCTCCGGGCGGGCTCCGGGTCTCGGCGTGTTCCGTTCAGCCCGCTCTTGCTGCGTGGCGGGGCCTGTGACTTCTCCGGGCCTCTCTTTGCCCGTTTTTGGAATTCAGCCAGAGGAGGAATGCGTCTCCAAGAAAACGCCGGCCTGACGGTCCATCTCCCCGAGGCCTGGGGCCCTCAGCAGAGCCTTCTTCggctctggccccactgctcaTGCCCGTAAGAGGCAGAATCACCTGCTGGTTAAGGACACAGCCTCTGGGATGTGTGCGCTCTTGGGCAGTTCTCTTTGCTAgtcggtgcctcagtttccttgtctgttaaAGGGGGACTGTACTACGCCCCCTCGGAGGTGCTGACAGGACGTGGAACCCgcagcacggtgcctggcacccagtgggtgctcagtaaacagAGTTGCTGCTGTTGCTGCCCTGGACCAGGTGGAGGCGgggagccccagcccctgccacaggCGCCATTCACATGTGTCTGGTGCTTTAGTGTATGTGGCCCTTCCCGTCGTCATCTCATGGCACCCTCCCGCTCACCCGGGGTAGACACCGCTGTCTCGTTGGACACGGAGGCCCGGCAAGGTCATGTAGCGTGTCCAAGGACACAGCTTGTGCACCCTCAGGAGAGCCTGGCTCTCTCTGCCTGGAGCCCCGAGTCTCCCTCATCCCGGGATCTTGGTGACAATGGGAGGGAGCTTAGGTTGGTTTTCGGTGGATCCTTTACCCGGTGCTTTCTGCCCTTGCAGATAAAATACCACGAGGAGTTTGAGAAGAGCCGCATGGGCCccagtgggggtgagggcatggagcCGGAGCGCCGAGATTCCCCGGACAGCACCAGCTACCGGAGAccccaggagcagcagcctcaccaCATCCCGACCGGCGCCCCCGGTGAGCATGGAGCCTGCCTGTGGGGGTAGAGGACCTGAGGCCGGGCCAGCTGCCGGGTGGGGAGAagcctcattcacacacacacatgtgcacacacacacagagtcaggTCTCATCCCCCCGAGGGCATGagcgctgggggcagggcctctgctgggccccagggtgatggggggggggtaCCGCCCTTGCTGTAGAATACATGACTCCTGCATGTGTGCGCACTCAGACTTCGCCTTTGAGCAGTGGGCCTTGAGCAGGACTGCGGGCttctgggaggaaggaaggaggccctgggaggggctgggtttgTCAGGACAGTTTCTGAGCCCTGCCTCCCCGCATCTTCCAGTTtaccagcagccccagcagcagcaggtggcccCATCCTATGGGGGCTACAAGGAGCCTGCAGCCCCAGTCTCCACACAGCGCAGCGCcccaggcgggggcggggtgagtagccctggcccaggtggagaggtgggaggggggaggtggacGGTTGTGAGGCCTGGGgcagccaggggtgggtgggccTAGAGAGATGGGTGGGCCTAGGGAAGaacctaggtcagtgatgggcaaccttttgagcttggtgtgtcaaactttgccaaaaaactgagcataactcgggtagtgtgtcactttgaggaaaaaacattatttcgcaaatgtttcatcctcggcatgcggccacctcagcggccgcgtgtcatcagaaatggctacgcgtgtcagtgctgacacgcgtgtcataggttcgccatcactgacctaggtcaTAGATTCTTCTTAGAAACCCTGCCCAGCAGGTCTGGCTTCTCCTGGCCTTTGACCCCAGTTTCTACATCACCTGCAGGTGATAGGGATCTCAGCCTCTAGAGCAGAGGGTAAGTGTGGGCTAGTGGGcagaaccctgggctgggatAGGGGCCCTGGGCTCCAGCTAGACCCGTCGCCCAGGTTATCTTACTCCGGCTACCTGGGAGCACATGAAGCACCTTTCTGCTTGGGGCCACCCAGACCTGGTGCTTGGTCCCCACTCTTCatggggacaccccacccccgtgttCTTCAGTTCTCAGCCCGCTCCTTCCTCGGAGGGGCCCTCCCAAACCACCTCATGCCAAGTGGGTCTCCCGTGCCATTTCTGCCACGCCCCTCTTTCCAGCCTAAAACAGTTCTCTGTTTATTAGCTTCTGTCTGCGTCCTCCACTGGACTGGAAGCTCGTGCAGGCAGGACGCTGTCCCTTTGGTTCACTGGCTCTGAGCCGGGCACAAAGCGGCACTTTGTCAACTTTGCTGAATACGTGATGAGTAGGAAGTGAGAGTTGGTCCTTAGAGTTGAAGTTCCTGGGCTGTAAGTCCTGCTACTCACAGCTGTGGCTGAGCCGCCCTTGTTCGGCTCCTGGCTGAGCTCAGCTCCTCTATTCTGGGTGCTGGACATTTGCGTAGCTCACGTAGGAGCAGGAGGGACGATGCTCAGAGAAATCAAGTAGCCGGTCCTGCACACACTAAGCATGCCCTGGACAGGAGAGAGACAGCTCTGAACAAAAGGCCACCTTTTGgcccgaaccggtttggctcagtggatagagcgttggcctgtggcctgaaaggtcccaggttcgattttggccaagggcacatgcccaggttgcgggctcgatctcccagtagggggcatgcaggaggcagctgatcaatgattctctcatcattgatgtttctatctctctctctctctctctctcctctctgaaatcaataagaaaagacCACCTTTGCGGCTTTCATTCCCAGGCCAGATAGTGAAGAAAAAGACAGCAGGGTAAGGGGAGAGAGCAGCCAAGTCCTCAAGTCCTCAATAAAGTGAAGGAGCGAGTGGTGCAAAGGCCTTGAGGCAGGAATGTGCTAGGAAAGTTCAAGGACCAGCAGGAAGGCTAAGAGGACTAGAGAGGGCAAGAGGGTAGAGATGAGGTCAGATTACGTAGGGACTTGGGACTGGAAGGCCTTCGGGACCGGTGAGCTATCCAGAGTGACGGGTTTGACCTGTGTTTTTCAAAGATTGCGCTAACCCGTGTTGAGGAGAGGCAGTGGAAAGTTGAGGGTGGAAACGGGGAGAGGAGTTAGGAGGCTGTTGCAGAATGTGGGCACAGAAGGTACAGGCAGATTGGTAACATGAGAGACCGAGGTCACCTTGTGAGGCCTGGGATCCGCATCCCATAGACGTGGGGGCTAATGGAGTAggtttctgttgctttggggggaaatgtttGGAATTTGGTGCTCAAGAGGATGGGGACCTTTGAAGGATTTAAAGCCAGTTTGCATTTTGGAAAGTTCCCCTGAAATGACGATGGATGAACAGTAGGAGGGGACAGACCAGACCGGAGACTGGAAAGAGGTCCGAGCAGGGTCCTGGCAGTGGGGTGGAGCAGTGGATACGGGAGGTCCCCCAGGGGCACCTAGCCCTCGACCAATTGGCAATGGGACCCCACTGCTGGCCCCATGcagtccccagggcctggcctggggggccACAAAGGCTGAGCTGACCTCCAGAGATAAGTCAACATCAAGGGCAGTAAGGTCAGAGTATGTTAGACTCTTACCCACCTCCAAGGCCACAGTTGGATTTCACGTGCTTAAGGATAAGAATTTGGCTGCAGTTGCAAGGTGGAACTCTCTCGTGTCACCTGGAGAGTTTTCTCCCAAGAACAGGTCTTTGTCCTGAGCTTGGGAGTGAAGCCAGACTGATCACAGCTTCAGAAAAGGAAGACTGGTGCTCGTGATAATGCAGATAATAGCGGACGGGGCATAGCATATTTGCAGCACTAACTGGCATCATGTCCATGGGACCTCCCTGCATCCCTGCTTTGACAGGTGGAGCAGGGCTATTGTAAACCCAGGTCCTGTCTTGtgcctgccttttattttattaattattattcttttaaattctcGCCTGAGGCTATGTtgttatggattttagagagagagaggaagggagagggagagaaacaccgttgtgagagagacgcataaattggccgcctcctgcaacctaggtgtgtgccctggccgggaatcgaacctgtgaccttcccGTGCTTGGGGCaccgctctaaccaactgagttacaccGGCCAGGGCGTGCCTGCCTTTTAGTAGATGCCAAATAGATGGGACACTCTCAGAAGGTGACGGTGAGAAAATGCAAGGCAGAGCCCAGGCCTTCCCCGCCTCTGGCTCCCGGGTCCCTGCTCAcccaggctctgctcctgggtcccaggcaggtaggaaggagggctgggccccgggctgaccgtgcgcccccgccccccgcagaaGCGGTACCGCGCTGTCTACGACTACAGCGCCGCGGACGAGGACGAGGTCTCCTTCCAGGACGGGGACACCATCGTCAACGTGCAGCAGATCGACGACGGCTGGATGTACGGGACCGTGGAGCGCACCGGGGACACGGGGATGCTGCCGGCCAACTACGTGGAGGCCATCTGAGCCCgccgggcccgccccgccccaccccatccTTCAGCGCATTCCACCGCATCGCATCGCATCGCATCCGCATCCGTCCTGGGCGTGACCTGTCCACCCGTCAGTGTGTCTGTGTTGTTAAATCTGCGACAGCTTGtttctccccagcctcctcctgcttcctttgCCAGCTGCAGCCTTGTTCTGCCACTTCCTCGGGCTCCTTCCTCGGCAGGTTTTCCCCTGGACCGACTTCTCGGTTTTCTCTCTGGTGGAACAGGAGCGGACCTTCTGCGGggggcccaggcccctgggctgggctggaatgGGAGGTCCATCGGCTCCCAGGCCTTTTTCGGCCCCCTCagaccctcctgcccacctcctcaCACACCCGAACATTCCAGGGCTGGGGtgagccccaggcccccaggactCCGGGGGAGGGGCTCCCTGCATTCCCAGGAGTGGACTGCCACGGTGTGGGCACCAGTAAGAGGGCTTTGCTTCTCAAAGATGGGGCTGCTggccctcggggggggggggggtcccctcaccACCCTCTCTTTTCTCAAAGGAGGGTGAAGCTCCCGCCTTGGGGTTCACTCATCCTCCCCACACGTGTTCTCCTCACACTGTGATTTTGCTCTCCTGCCCACGGAGACCGGTGTGGGCTAGGAGCTCCCTAGGAAGCACGGCTGGGGTCACGTTCTGGCCTTTCTTACGTTTAGGGACAGCTGCAGGAAGAGGGGGACCGGCTGTTCTCTCCAGAGCCCCTTTTCTctgcacccccccaacccccaggaacCCTGGCTCGCCTCCTTGGCTGGAAGCCGAGGTCCTGACAGGTGGGGCGAGGAAGCCTCTTGGCCGTGGAGGCTCAGCGCCCTGCGATCTGGGCTGGGTGGgccactcctccctcctcctccggggaagatggccccctccccacccgcccccacgTGCATGGAACTGTGCAAAGCCACGGGACCCTCTGTGTCTCCAGGACGTAGCGTGTGGGGGAAGGAGCATGTGTGTCTGAGGAGTGTCAGctagtgtgagtgtgagtgtgagcgaAGGGGCAGGCTGTGGCCTGTAGGGGTCTCTGGGCTTGTGTGAGGCGCACAGGACTGTTCCCCCCTCATTTTCCTCAAAACCCACAGTGAGGGGACAAGGGAGGCCCCGGGGGACAGAAGTTCCTTATACTTCCTTTGGAATGAAAATTCCTCTGTCCCCCGAATGGAGGAAGCGCACCTGCCTCCATTGCAGTGTGCTGGGCGGAAGTAAGGGAATGACTGCAGATGGGGGGGCGCTGATACAGCCTCCTGGGTCGGGGCAGGGAGAAGGCTTCGTGCCTCCAGGCATCTTCTCTCCCCCATCGCTGTCCTGCGCTGCAGACCAGGGCCCAGAGGACCCTGTGTTACCCACACTGGGGGTGCCTTACTCTGGGGGCTCTGCCCCCCGGCCTCTCCCTTACTTACCTAAAGCCCCTTGAGGTGTTAAGAGAGGGTCCCAAGGCTACAAAACTGGAAGCACAGGCCCCGGGGCGAGGAAGGGACCGATGGTGCTATCTCCAGTCCCTTCTGTCCCTCGCTGGTGGCtgtcacagccctgcctggcgTTACTCATCTCTGGGCTTTCTCCCCGAGTCCACCCAGGCCCCATCGTTAACACCTTTGCATCCTTGTTCCCTGCGGGGTGGCTGCAGGCATGATCGAGTCCTCTCTGCTTGTGAGTTAAGCTGGGACTATTGAGCCCAGATCAGAGAGCTCAGGACATGACTGTGGGGGAACAGGTGTGGACCTTTCTGGGGGAGGCCGAGCCTTGGCCCCAGCCAGGTGAGGGTGGATGGAGGGTTTCCTACTGGGCGATTTGGGGGTGAGGGAGCAATATTGGAAACCTGGGGAGAGGCGCCGGTCCATTCCATTTCCTCTTGATCTCAAAGCACAACATGGATTCTGGGACCAAAGGTCCGAGACACGTCGTGTTGGAGGACCTgcgggtgggagggtgggagggtgggaggggggcctggaggagTGAGACACAGCCTTTTCACTCAGCTTAACTTTCCTTCCAAAACAAGGCAAGCCGGCCCCTGGAATCTTGCTGCCCGGCCCGCTGCTCCTCCCAACCTAAAAATAGGGGACCTTTTTTTATACAACCCACAGAGAGGAGGGGCTGTCACTCTGGTGCTGAGGgacccaggggctgctgggagtcCTTGTTCCTTTCCAGAACCATCCATCCCTAGAAGAGCACAGAAcctgagggctgggctgaggccccggTCTCCTCTTACAGTTCCTAGAGGTCTTTTAGCCATTATCCCAGGAAAGAACATCCGTCTGAGCTAGAATGTGAATATGACGTGAGTGGACcaataataaatgcaagaagccCAACGGTGAGAAAAGGGAGTTCTCTCAACACTGCTTCCTGTTTTCTTCCTCGTGTCCCTCCAGGGAAAACTACTTTATTGCTtaatttctgcattttttttccccccttcacgTATGCACttttgggcctttttttttttaaatagctggaaaaaaaataaccaccTCACCAacctgtatttaaaaagaaacggaAATGACCGTGTGAGATTTGCCTCTGTCCGAACATTTCATCCGTGTGTGTGAAGCCGTCCTTCACCTTTTTATACGGGGTGGTCGTCTCTCCGTGGTTAGTTCGGTCCCCTCCCTCGTGGGCTTGTGCTTGGGATCAAATCCTTCTGGCCTGTTAGGATTCTGAACGTCTGGCTTGGACCACAAGTGAATCTTTCTGGTgactcaaataaaaatataatttttacctGCGGACTTCGTTTCCTCTCTGGCTCTGGCGGCGGCTGTATGCGTGTGTCCATCTGTTTGGGGGCATTGGCCTGTCACCCTCCTGGGAGCCCTGCCGTCCGTCCTTCGGGGAGAGAGACCGGTTCGGAAGCGGTCAGCCTAGAGTGGCAATTTGCCTTGGCAACCTCCTCCTTGTCAAGAACTCCCCACCCGTCTGCTCCTGGCCCTTGGGTGACACTCCCAGAAACTTGCGAGTTCCCCTATTCTCTTACTGTCTGACTTGCTTCACTATGCACCCGTCTCCCCACTAGCCAGTGCACCCACAGGGCAGGCGATGGGTCTAACTCATCTTTAAACCCCCAGTGTTTGCCCAAGGCCAGGCACAGCGCGGCTCAACCAAtgtttga
Protein-coding sequences here:
- the LASP1 gene encoding LIM and SH3 domain protein 1 isoform X1 → MNPNCARCGKIVYPTEKVNCLDKFWHKACFHCETCKMTLNMKNYKGYEKKPYCNAHYPKQSFTMVADTPENLRLKQQSELQSQVRYKEEFEKNKGKGFSVVADTPELQRIKKTQDQISNIKYHEEFEKSRMGPSGGEGMEPERRDSPDSTSYRRPQEQQPHHIPTGAPVYQQPQQQQVAPSYGGYKEPAAPVSTQRSAPGGGGKRYRAVYDYSAADEDEVSFQDGDTIVNVQQIDDGWMYGTVERTGDTGMLPANYVEAI
- the LASP1 gene encoding LIM and SH3 domain protein 1 isoform X2; translation: MLPLRDLQDDTQHEELQGLREEALLQRVRYKEEFEKNKGKGFSVVADTPELQRIKKTQDQISNIKYHEEFEKSRMGPSGGEGMEPERRDSPDSTSYRRPQEQQPHHIPTGAPVYQQPQQQQVAPSYGGYKEPAAPVSTQRSAPGGGGKRYRAVYDYSAADEDEVSFQDGDTIVNVQQIDDGWMYGTVERTGDTGMLPANYVEAI